In Scophthalmus maximus strain ysfricsl-2021 chromosome 5, ASM2237912v1, whole genome shotgun sequence, a single window of DNA contains:
- the arhgap21b gene encoding rho GTPase-activating protein 21 isoform X2 — protein MMASRWVNSFDDDERQQARSSFCENDCPEWRSFADSPAAQNPTEEEPFSWPRPKTVRLRRTSHGFGFTLRHFIVYPPESTTHFFPEEDYGSRGRPRNRLEPMDTIFVKQVKEGGPAHGAGLCTGDRLVKVNGASIIGKAYCEVITLIQDSGDFLELCVMPKDEDILQLAYSQDAYLRGQSSYSGNACHIPEPPTVCYPRVDCKPTGMAQATDSVGQVCRVPVPPDHGYRKEVTVPPSPPPKSYPKSQMAVCMRNDSVRTVVVPPDPAHMGCKGPAHRIDYMDPVFVRGRPGSLAQYPHPRKVDVYPSGPGMVPYGGQATHFPGNHQNIDWRTYQTYREYIDNKGIHSHASRTIQERLDNLRSTSQTTFGATHHIPRGEWGHKGIRRRSTSHERSYQGPPPHFQIAPRSASQDRMSCAERMGNARNWPPRSVSQDGLVHKARAHSTDYVDPAELVRVSERRGGYGRADQGTRPSRQSIPRHAMNHRPSVGYNSGMRGAPNPSLYSKGPDSHQNRSSPMLSDRHSHFQKSTSAEHSFAEQRVLVKGNHSGHTTQQGHSRMRAESQQPVEVCRDVALVGHRSSSCSTPKQMPQRPSILKPPHPDSHGQVNGRSPAETGVVLREKPPSGKNPSPLRHPSYILAVNDDGADSTADVVACWLPNDARREIHIRRLGEQRHTSCSSNLDESLDSIPFIDEPVSPSVDREATPIPPSAVISVAPSITTGPSSPGSPCPTIRRQLSHDQESLRSALLESETASKTERSKSYDEGLDNYQEEGRGRSSSKHMPSLRGLRKALDGHKSSGDSCSRRDSSSDIFANSSKEGLLNFRQFSTDKNKRVGGGMRSWKQMYAVLQGHTLTLYKDRKDALSHASAQSDEDPIGISIKACLIDISYSDTRRKNVLRLTTSDCEYLFQAEGREHMLSWIRVIQENSNPDEENAAVTSQDLISRKIKEYNMMSAPTSRSEPSPKTSRQSLSIKQAFMGGKADGKIHSPHSPKTGEERRALKDDSSPPRDRAAWKIGIAGIMRKPFEKKTPAGVTFGVRLDDCPPAQSNRFVPLIVEVCCNVVEERGLEYTGIYRVPGNNAAISSMQEELNSKGMNDIDIQEDKWRDLNVISSLLKSFFRKLPEPLFTNEKYADFIEANRTEDSVERLKELKRLIQELPDHHYETLRFLCAHLKKVSDNCEKNKMEPRNLAIVFGPTLVRTSEDNMTNMVNHMPDQCKIVENLIQQNDWFFIDDGDEDPVVCTTAEQESTVQSQPVPNIDHLLSNIGRTAPSPGEVSDSACSDSSKAKGLWGSGKDQCSKEMLRSSLFASRKRKKPKDKIHPSSSDDDLDGVFSKKELPEEGQQQALWSPDRRTKVEGETEETSENEKHRTDSEEQLDKTNRKESLSSSLMSEPSPSLPPEHISSTIQTASPYASPSHSPNLSYRMPMAHQSSLSDLPSNYDDTVSDLGTMNSTSSQASFPRARRGRTVALGPEAGPNGLGAEVCSITSDYSTTSSMTFLTGAELSTLSPEVQSVAESRGGDDADDERSELISEGRPMETDSESDLSVFTVGKTDQRELQEAPRPLPSHRLIECDTLSRKKAAKQKTDSESSLEAARSDKDSNRLSCVVGSVKGCSTGSLSSSSRSELDKTEPAWKLKITDRLKVRLRTSVDDMFGVGSQRSRSPEGRSKKKNIRRRHTMGGQRDFAELSVLGDWPQHIGIGSGSRSELSAVDRLKPKCSSQDFSIGDWIARERHRTSNPEVSLDFLEQQGALCSAHSQNLRASSSSELPHRPAEAVNGDVPQSKNLSLSATAHPHKLTSSQVVHSRFYQYL, from the exons GGAGGCCGCGGAATAGGCTCGAACCGATGGACACCATTTTCGTTAAGCAAGTTAAGGAAGGTGGCCCTGCTCATGGAGCTGGGCTTTGTACAG GTGACCGCCTAGTGAAGGTGAATGGAGCAAGCATCATTGGGAAAGCCTATTGTGAGGTTATAACCTTGATCCAAGACAG TGGTGACTTTCTTGAACTTTGTGTGATGCCAAAAGATGAAGATATACTACAGCTT GCCTACTCCCAGGATGCCTACCTCCGTGGCCAAAGCAGCTATAGCGGAAATGCCTGTCACATTCCTGAACCACCCACAGTATGCTACCCTAGAGTAGACTGTAAGCCTACGGGCATGGCCCAGGCGACAGACTCAGTGGGGCAGGTCTGCCGAGTGCCAGTGCCTCCTGACCATGGATACCGCAAGGAGGTCACCGtgcccccatctcctcctccaaaaTCATATCCAAAAAGTCAGATGGCAGTTTGCATGCGCAATGATAGCGTGAGGACTGTGGTGGTTCCTCCTGATCCAGCTCACATGGGGTGCAAGGGTCCAGCTCACAGGATAGATTACATGGACCCTGTCTTTGTCAGGGGGAGGCCTGGGTCACTGGCCCAGTATCCTCACCCCCGAAAGGTGGATGTCTACCCCAGTGGTCCAGGAATGGTTCCATATGGTGGTCAGGCAACTCACTTCCCAGGCAACCATCAAAACATTGATTGGCGCACTTACCAGACATACAGGGAGTACATTGACAACAAAGGAATCCATTCCCATGCTAGTCGGACTATCCAGGAGAGGCTGGACAATTTGCGATCTACCAGCCAGACCACCTTTGGTGCTACTCATCACATTCCCCGGGGAGAATGGGGCCATAAGGGGATACGACGGAGGAGTACCTCCCATGAACGGTCCTACCAAGGACCTCCACCCCACTTTCAGATTGCCCCACGCAGTGCCTCACAGGATCGCATGAGCTGCGCAGAGAGGATGGGAAATGCCAGGAATTGGCCCCCTCGAAGCGTATCCCAAGATGGCCTTGTGCACAAAGCCCGGGCACACTCCACAGACTATGTTGACCCTGCAGAGCTGGTTCGAGTcagtgagagaagaggagggtaTGGAAGAGCGGACCAAGGTACGAGGCCCAGCAGACAGTCTATCCCTAGACATGCAATGAACCACAGGCCTTCAGTTGGATACAACAGTGGCATGAGGGGGGCACCTAACCCTTCTCTTTACTCCAAAGGACCAGACTCTCATCAGAACCGCTCCTCACCCATGCTCTCAGACAGACActcacattttcaaaagagCACAAGTGCTGAACATTCTTTTGCTGAACAACGAGTTTTAGTCAAAGGAAACCATTCAGGCCACACAACCCAACAAGGCCACAGCAGGATGCGGGCTGAATCCCAACAGCCTGTTGAGGTATGCAGAGATGTAGCATTGGTAGGACACAGGTCTTCTTCATGCTCCACCCCAAAACAGATGCCTCAGAGGCCTAGCATCCTCAAACCTCCACACCCAGACTCCCACGGGCAGGTCAATGGGCGAAGCCCAGCGGAGACCGGGGTGGTTCTAAGGGAGAAGCCCCCCTCTGGAAAGAACCCCAGTCCTCTGCGGCACCCTTCCTACATCCTGGCTGTAAATGACGATGGGGCAGATTCCACAGCAGATGTGGTGGCATGCTGGCTTCCCAACGATGCACGTCGAGAAATACACATTCGCCGCCTCGGGGAGCAACGTCACACCTCCTGTTCCAGCAACCTGGACGAGTCTCTGGACTCCATTCCATTCATTG ATGAGCCAGTCAGCCCCAGTGTCGACCGAGAGGCCACTCCTATTCCACCCTCCGCTGTGATATCTGTTGCACCCTCCATAACTACAGGTCCCTCCAGTCCGGGCTCGCCTTGCCCTACAATTCGACGTCAGCTATCACATGACCAAG AGTCCTTGAGAAGTGCTTTGCTGGAGTCAGAAACAGCCAGCAAAACGGAGCGTTCCAAATCATACGATGAGGGTCTAGATAACTATCAAGAGGAGGGTAGAGG GAGATCTTCCAGTAAGCACATGCCCAGTCTCCGGGGCTTGAGAAAG GCTCTGGATGGACATAAATCATCTGGGGATTCTTGCTCTCGAAGGGATTCCTCATCAGATATCTTTGCTAATTCGTCCAAAGAAGGGTTGCTTAACTTTAGGCAGTTTAGTACAGACAAAAATAAG CGTGTTGGTGGAGGAATGAGATCATGGAAGCAGATGTATGCTGTTTTACAAGGTCACACCCTGACCCTCTACAAAGACAGGAAGGATGCACTCTCACATGCCTCGGCACAATCTGACGAAGACCCAATAGGAATCAGCATCAAGGCCTGTCTGATTGACATCTCCTATAGCGATACAAGGCGTAAGAATGTGCTGCGACTAACCACCTCAGACTGCGAGTACTTGTTCCAGGCAGAAGGGAGGGAGCACATGCTGTCCTGGATCAGAGTCATTCAGGAAAACAGTAACCCAGATGAAGAG AATGCTGCTGTAACAAGCCAGGACTTGATCAGTCGAAAGATCAAAGAATACAACATGATGAG TGCGCCCACCAGCAGGTCTGAACCTTCCCCCAAAACCTCCCGCCAGTCCCTTAGCATCAAACAAGCCTTCATGGGCGGTAAAGCAGACGGCAAGATCCACAGCCCCCATTCACCCAAAACAGGAGAGGAGCGGAGGGCGCTGAAAG ATGACTCCAGTCCACCGAGGGACAGAGCTGCTTGGAAAATTGGTATTGCTGGAATCATGCGGAAGccctttgaaaaaaagactCCTGCTGGGGTCACATTCGGTGTGCGTCTTGATGACTGTCCACCTGCACAGAGCAACAGG TTTGTCCCTCTAATCGTGGAGGTGTGCTGCAACGTGGTGGAGGAGCGAGGTCTGGAGTATACAGGAATCTACAGGGTCCCTGGGAACAACGCTGCCATCTCCAGCATGCAGGAGGAGCTCAACAGCAAAGGCATGAATGACATCGACATCCAGGAAGAT AAATGGCGGGACCTTAATGTCATCAGTAGTTTACTGAAGTCCTTTTTCCGAAAACTCCCAGAACCTCTGTTTACAAATG AGAAGTATGCTGATTTTATTGAAGCCAACAGAACAGAAGACTCGGTTGAGAGATTAAAGGAGCTCAAGAGGCTG ATCCAGGAATTACCCGATCATCACTATGAAACTCTGAGATTCCTCTGTGCTCACCTCAAGAAGGTTTCTGACAACTGTGAAAAGAACAAG ATGGAGCCTCGTAACCTGGCCATAGTGTTTGGTCCAACGCTGGTCAGAACCTCTGAGGACAACATGACCAACATGGTCAACCACATGCCGGACCAGTGCAAGATAGTGGAGAACCTCATCCAGCAAAATGACTGGTTCTTCATTGACGACGGTGACGAGGATCCTGTTGTATGT ACCACAGCTGAGCAGGAGAGCACGGTGCAGTCTCAGCCTGTGCCCAACATCGACCACCTGCTCTCCAACATTGGACGAACCGCACCGTCACCGGGCGAGGTCTCAG ATTCAGCATGTAGTGATTCCTCCAAAGCAAAG GGCTTGTGGGGGTCAGGAAAGGATCAGTGTAGCAAAGAGATGCTGCGCTCATCCTTATTTGCCAGCCGTAAACGTAAGAAGCCCAAGGACAAAATTCATCCCAGCAGTTCAGACGACGACCTGGATGGTGTGTTCTCCAAGAAGGAGCTTCCGGAGGAGGGCCAGCAGCAGGCTCTTTGGTCCCCAGACCGCCGGACCAAAGtggagggggagacggaggaaaCCAGCGAGAACGAGAAGCACAGAACCGACTCAGAGGAACAGCTGGACAAAACCAACAGGAAAGAGTCTCTCTCCAGCAGCCTGATGTCAGAACCCTCTCCCTCACTGCCCCCAGAACATATTTCCTCCACCATTCAGACTGCCTCCCCCTACGCCTCGCCGTCTCATTCCCCGAACCTCAGCTACCGCATGCCGATGGCCCACCAGTCCTCTCTGTCAGACCTGCCCTCCAACTACGACGACACCGTGTCCGACCTCGGTACGATGAACAGCACCAGCTCCCAAGCGTCGTTTCCCAGAGCGAGGCGCGGCCGGACCGTGGCACTGGGGCCAGAAGCAGGACCCAACGGGCTGGGAGCAGAGGTCTGCTCCATCACATCCGACtactccaccacctcctccatgacGTTCCTGACCGGAGCCGAGCTCAGCACCCTCAGTCCTGAAGTGCAGTCTGTGGCCGAAAGCCGGGGCGGAGATGACGCAGACGACGAGAGGAGTGAGCTCATCAGCGAGGGTAGACCAATGGAGACGGACAGCGAGAGCGACCTGTCTGTGTTTACCGTCGGGAAAACCGATCAGAGAGAGCTCCAAGAAGCTCCTCGACCTCTCCCCTCTCACAGACTCATCGAATGTGATACTCTCTCCAGAAAGAAAGCCGCCAAACAGAAAACCGACAGCGAGTCGTCGCTTGAAGCAGCTCGGAGCGATAAAGATTCCAACAGACTGTCCTGTGTTGTGGGGTCAGTTAAAGGCTGTTCAACCGGCAGCCTCAGCTCCTCGTCTCGTAGTGAGCTGGATAAGACGGAGCCCGCATGGAAGCTGAAGATCACGGACCGACTGAAGGTGCGCCTGCGAACGTCTGTGGACGACATGTTTGGCGTGGGCAGCCAGAGGAGCCGGTCTCCGGAGGGACGcagtaagaagaagaacatCCGACGCAGACACACCATGGGCGGCCAGAGGGACTTTGCAGAGCTGTCCGTTTTGGGAGACTGGCCGCAGCATATTGGAATCGGTTCAGGCTCCCGGTCGGAACTGTCAGCCGTGGACCGGCTTAAGCCCAAGTGCAGCTCTCAAGACTTCTCCATCGGGGACTGGATCGCCCGAGAGCGCCACCGCACCAGCAATCCCGAGGTCAGCCTGGACTTCCTtgaacagcagggggcgctgtgcaGCGCGCACTCTCAAAACCTCAgagcctcctcgtcctctgagCTCCCACATCGTCCGGCTGAAGCGGTGAACGGGGACGTCCCCCAGAGTAAGAATCTGAGCCTTTCGGCCACGGCGCACCCGCACAAACTCACCAGTTCGCAGGTGGTTCACTCACGATTCTATCAGTACCTGTGA
- the arhgap21b gene encoding rho GTPase-activating protein 21 isoform X1 encodes MMASRWVNSFDDDERQQARSSFCENDCPEWRSFADSPAAQNPTEEEPFSWPRPKTVRLRRTSHGFGFTLRHFIVYPPESTTHFFPEEDYGSRGRPRNRLEPMDTIFVKQVKEGGPAHGAGLCTGDRLVKVNGASIIGKAYCEVITLIQDSGDFLELCVMPKDEDILQLAYSQDAYLRGQSSYSGNACHIPEPPTVCYPRVDCKPTGMAQATDSVGQVCRVPVPPDHGYRKEVTVPPSPPPKSYPKSQMAVCMRNDSVRTVVVPPDPAHMGCKGPAHRIDYMDPVFVRGRPGSLAQYPHPRKVDVYPSGPGMVPYGGQATHFPGNHQNIDWRTYQTYREYIDNKGIHSHASRTIQERLDNLRSTSQTTFGATHHIPRGEWGHKGIRRRSTSHERSYQGPPPHFQIAPRSASQDRMSCAERMGNARNWPPRSVSQDGLVHKARAHSTDYVDPAELVRVSERRGGYGRADQGTRPSRQSIPRHAMNHRPSVGYNSGMRGAPNPSLYSKGPDSHQNRSSPMLSDRHSHFQKSTSAEHSFAEQRVLVKGNHSGHTTQQGHSRMRAESQQPVEVCRDVALVGHRSSSCSTPKQMPQRPSILKPPHPDSHGQVNGRSPAETGVVLREKPPSGKNPSPLRHPSYILAVNDDGADSTADVVACWLPNDARREIHIRRLGEQRHTSCSSNLDESLDSIPFIDEPVSPSVDREATPIPPSAVISVAPSITTGPSSPGSPCPTIRRQLSHDQESLRSALLESETASKTERSKSYDEGLDNYQEEGRGRSSSKHMPSLRGLRKALDGHKSSGDSCSRRDSSSDIFANSSKEGLLNFRQFSTDKNKRVGGGMRSWKQMYAVLQGHTLTLYKDRKDALSHASAQSDEDPIGISIKACLIDISYSDTRRKNVLRLTTSDCEYLFQAEGREHMLSWIRVIQENSNPDEENAAVTSQDLISRKIKEYNMMSAPTSRSEPSPKTSRQSLSIKQAFMGGKADGKIHSPHSPKTGEERRALKDDSSPPRDRAAWKIGIAGIMRKPFEKKTPAGVTFGVRLDDCPPAQSNRFVPLIVEVCCNVVEERGLEYTGIYRVPGNNAAISSMQEELNSKGMNDIDIQEDKWRDLNVISSLLKSFFRKLPEPLFTNEKYADFIEANRTEDSVERLKELKRLIQELPDHHYETLRFLCAHLKKVSDNCEKNKMEPRNLAIVFGPTLVRTSEDNMTNMVNHMPDQCKIVENLIQQNDWFFIDDGDEDPVVCTTAEQESTVQSQPVPNIDHLLSNIGRTAPSPGEVSDSACSDSSKAKQGLWGSGKDQCSKEMLRSSLFASRKRKKPKDKIHPSSSDDDLDGVFSKKELPEEGQQQALWSPDRRTKVEGETEETSENEKHRTDSEEQLDKTNRKESLSSSLMSEPSPSLPPEHISSTIQTASPYASPSHSPNLSYRMPMAHQSSLSDLPSNYDDTVSDLGTMNSTSSQASFPRARRGRTVALGPEAGPNGLGAEVCSITSDYSTTSSMTFLTGAELSTLSPEVQSVAESRGGDDADDERSELISEGRPMETDSESDLSVFTVGKTDQRELQEAPRPLPSHRLIECDTLSRKKAAKQKTDSESSLEAARSDKDSNRLSCVVGSVKGCSTGSLSSSSRSELDKTEPAWKLKITDRLKVRLRTSVDDMFGVGSQRSRSPEGRSKKKNIRRRHTMGGQRDFAELSVLGDWPQHIGIGSGSRSELSAVDRLKPKCSSQDFSIGDWIARERHRTSNPEVSLDFLEQQGALCSAHSQNLRASSSSELPHRPAEAVNGDVPQSKNLSLSATAHPHKLTSSQVVHSRFYQYL; translated from the exons GGAGGCCGCGGAATAGGCTCGAACCGATGGACACCATTTTCGTTAAGCAAGTTAAGGAAGGTGGCCCTGCTCATGGAGCTGGGCTTTGTACAG GTGACCGCCTAGTGAAGGTGAATGGAGCAAGCATCATTGGGAAAGCCTATTGTGAGGTTATAACCTTGATCCAAGACAG TGGTGACTTTCTTGAACTTTGTGTGATGCCAAAAGATGAAGATATACTACAGCTT GCCTACTCCCAGGATGCCTACCTCCGTGGCCAAAGCAGCTATAGCGGAAATGCCTGTCACATTCCTGAACCACCCACAGTATGCTACCCTAGAGTAGACTGTAAGCCTACGGGCATGGCCCAGGCGACAGACTCAGTGGGGCAGGTCTGCCGAGTGCCAGTGCCTCCTGACCATGGATACCGCAAGGAGGTCACCGtgcccccatctcctcctccaaaaTCATATCCAAAAAGTCAGATGGCAGTTTGCATGCGCAATGATAGCGTGAGGACTGTGGTGGTTCCTCCTGATCCAGCTCACATGGGGTGCAAGGGTCCAGCTCACAGGATAGATTACATGGACCCTGTCTTTGTCAGGGGGAGGCCTGGGTCACTGGCCCAGTATCCTCACCCCCGAAAGGTGGATGTCTACCCCAGTGGTCCAGGAATGGTTCCATATGGTGGTCAGGCAACTCACTTCCCAGGCAACCATCAAAACATTGATTGGCGCACTTACCAGACATACAGGGAGTACATTGACAACAAAGGAATCCATTCCCATGCTAGTCGGACTATCCAGGAGAGGCTGGACAATTTGCGATCTACCAGCCAGACCACCTTTGGTGCTACTCATCACATTCCCCGGGGAGAATGGGGCCATAAGGGGATACGACGGAGGAGTACCTCCCATGAACGGTCCTACCAAGGACCTCCACCCCACTTTCAGATTGCCCCACGCAGTGCCTCACAGGATCGCATGAGCTGCGCAGAGAGGATGGGAAATGCCAGGAATTGGCCCCCTCGAAGCGTATCCCAAGATGGCCTTGTGCACAAAGCCCGGGCACACTCCACAGACTATGTTGACCCTGCAGAGCTGGTTCGAGTcagtgagagaagaggagggtaTGGAAGAGCGGACCAAGGTACGAGGCCCAGCAGACAGTCTATCCCTAGACATGCAATGAACCACAGGCCTTCAGTTGGATACAACAGTGGCATGAGGGGGGCACCTAACCCTTCTCTTTACTCCAAAGGACCAGACTCTCATCAGAACCGCTCCTCACCCATGCTCTCAGACAGACActcacattttcaaaagagCACAAGTGCTGAACATTCTTTTGCTGAACAACGAGTTTTAGTCAAAGGAAACCATTCAGGCCACACAACCCAACAAGGCCACAGCAGGATGCGGGCTGAATCCCAACAGCCTGTTGAGGTATGCAGAGATGTAGCATTGGTAGGACACAGGTCTTCTTCATGCTCCACCCCAAAACAGATGCCTCAGAGGCCTAGCATCCTCAAACCTCCACACCCAGACTCCCACGGGCAGGTCAATGGGCGAAGCCCAGCGGAGACCGGGGTGGTTCTAAGGGAGAAGCCCCCCTCTGGAAAGAACCCCAGTCCTCTGCGGCACCCTTCCTACATCCTGGCTGTAAATGACGATGGGGCAGATTCCACAGCAGATGTGGTGGCATGCTGGCTTCCCAACGATGCACGTCGAGAAATACACATTCGCCGCCTCGGGGAGCAACGTCACACCTCCTGTTCCAGCAACCTGGACGAGTCTCTGGACTCCATTCCATTCATTG ATGAGCCAGTCAGCCCCAGTGTCGACCGAGAGGCCACTCCTATTCCACCCTCCGCTGTGATATCTGTTGCACCCTCCATAACTACAGGTCCCTCCAGTCCGGGCTCGCCTTGCCCTACAATTCGACGTCAGCTATCACATGACCAAG AGTCCTTGAGAAGTGCTTTGCTGGAGTCAGAAACAGCCAGCAAAACGGAGCGTTCCAAATCATACGATGAGGGTCTAGATAACTATCAAGAGGAGGGTAGAGG GAGATCTTCCAGTAAGCACATGCCCAGTCTCCGGGGCTTGAGAAAG GCTCTGGATGGACATAAATCATCTGGGGATTCTTGCTCTCGAAGGGATTCCTCATCAGATATCTTTGCTAATTCGTCCAAAGAAGGGTTGCTTAACTTTAGGCAGTTTAGTACAGACAAAAATAAG CGTGTTGGTGGAGGAATGAGATCATGGAAGCAGATGTATGCTGTTTTACAAGGTCACACCCTGACCCTCTACAAAGACAGGAAGGATGCACTCTCACATGCCTCGGCACAATCTGACGAAGACCCAATAGGAATCAGCATCAAGGCCTGTCTGATTGACATCTCCTATAGCGATACAAGGCGTAAGAATGTGCTGCGACTAACCACCTCAGACTGCGAGTACTTGTTCCAGGCAGAAGGGAGGGAGCACATGCTGTCCTGGATCAGAGTCATTCAGGAAAACAGTAACCCAGATGAAGAG AATGCTGCTGTAACAAGCCAGGACTTGATCAGTCGAAAGATCAAAGAATACAACATGATGAG TGCGCCCACCAGCAGGTCTGAACCTTCCCCCAAAACCTCCCGCCAGTCCCTTAGCATCAAACAAGCCTTCATGGGCGGTAAAGCAGACGGCAAGATCCACAGCCCCCATTCACCCAAAACAGGAGAGGAGCGGAGGGCGCTGAAAG ATGACTCCAGTCCACCGAGGGACAGAGCTGCTTGGAAAATTGGTATTGCTGGAATCATGCGGAAGccctttgaaaaaaagactCCTGCTGGGGTCACATTCGGTGTGCGTCTTGATGACTGTCCACCTGCACAGAGCAACAGG TTTGTCCCTCTAATCGTGGAGGTGTGCTGCAACGTGGTGGAGGAGCGAGGTCTGGAGTATACAGGAATCTACAGGGTCCCTGGGAACAACGCTGCCATCTCCAGCATGCAGGAGGAGCTCAACAGCAAAGGCATGAATGACATCGACATCCAGGAAGAT AAATGGCGGGACCTTAATGTCATCAGTAGTTTACTGAAGTCCTTTTTCCGAAAACTCCCAGAACCTCTGTTTACAAATG AGAAGTATGCTGATTTTATTGAAGCCAACAGAACAGAAGACTCGGTTGAGAGATTAAAGGAGCTCAAGAGGCTG ATCCAGGAATTACCCGATCATCACTATGAAACTCTGAGATTCCTCTGTGCTCACCTCAAGAAGGTTTCTGACAACTGTGAAAAGAACAAG ATGGAGCCTCGTAACCTGGCCATAGTGTTTGGTCCAACGCTGGTCAGAACCTCTGAGGACAACATGACCAACATGGTCAACCACATGCCGGACCAGTGCAAGATAGTGGAGAACCTCATCCAGCAAAATGACTGGTTCTTCATTGACGACGGTGACGAGGATCCTGTTGTATGT ACCACAGCTGAGCAGGAGAGCACGGTGCAGTCTCAGCCTGTGCCCAACATCGACCACCTGCTCTCCAACATTGGACGAACCGCACCGTCACCGGGCGAGGTCTCAG ATTCAGCATGTAGTGATTCCTCCAAAGCAAAG CAGGGCTTGTGGGGGTCAGGAAAGGATCAGTGTAGCAAAGAGATGCTGCGCTCATCCTTATTTGCCAGCCGTAAACGTAAGAAGCCCAAGGACAAAATTCATCCCAGCAGTTCAGACGACGACCTGGATGGTGTGTTCTCCAAGAAGGAGCTTCCGGAGGAGGGCCAGCAGCAGGCTCTTTGGTCCCCAGACCGCCGGACCAAAGtggagggggagacggaggaaaCCAGCGAGAACGAGAAGCACAGAACCGACTCAGAGGAACAGCTGGACAAAACCAACAGGAAAGAGTCTCTCTCCAGCAGCCTGATGTCAGAACCCTCTCCCTCACTGCCCCCAGAACATATTTCCTCCACCATTCAGACTGCCTCCCCCTACGCCTCGCCGTCTCATTCCCCGAACCTCAGCTACCGCATGCCGATGGCCCACCAGTCCTCTCTGTCAGACCTGCCCTCCAACTACGACGACACCGTGTCCGACCTCGGTACGATGAACAGCACCAGCTCCCAAGCGTCGTTTCCCAGAGCGAGGCGCGGCCGGACCGTGGCACTGGGGCCAGAAGCAGGACCCAACGGGCTGGGAGCAGAGGTCTGCTCCATCACATCCGACtactccaccacctcctccatgacGTTCCTGACCGGAGCCGAGCTCAGCACCCTCAGTCCTGAAGTGCAGTCTGTGGCCGAAAGCCGGGGCGGAGATGACGCAGACGACGAGAGGAGTGAGCTCATCAGCGAGGGTAGACCAATGGAGACGGACAGCGAGAGCGACCTGTCTGTGTTTACCGTCGGGAAAACCGATCAGAGAGAGCTCCAAGAAGCTCCTCGACCTCTCCCCTCTCACAGACTCATCGAATGTGATACTCTCTCCAGAAAGAAAGCCGCCAAACAGAAAACCGACAGCGAGTCGTCGCTTGAAGCAGCTCGGAGCGATAAAGATTCCAACAGACTGTCCTGTGTTGTGGGGTCAGTTAAAGGCTGTTCAACCGGCAGCCTCAGCTCCTCGTCTCGTAGTGAGCTGGATAAGACGGAGCCCGCATGGAAGCTGAAGATCACGGACCGACTGAAGGTGCGCCTGCGAACGTCTGTGGACGACATGTTTGGCGTGGGCAGCCAGAGGAGCCGGTCTCCGGAGGGACGcagtaagaagaagaacatCCGACGCAGACACACCATGGGCGGCCAGAGGGACTTTGCAGAGCTGTCCGTTTTGGGAGACTGGCCGCAGCATATTGGAATCGGTTCAGGCTCCCGGTCGGAACTGTCAGCCGTGGACCGGCTTAAGCCCAAGTGCAGCTCTCAAGACTTCTCCATCGGGGACTGGATCGCCCGAGAGCGCCACCGCACCAGCAATCCCGAGGTCAGCCTGGACTTCCTtgaacagcagggggcgctgtgcaGCGCGCACTCTCAAAACCTCAgagcctcctcgtcctctgagCTCCCACATCGTCCGGCTGAAGCGGTGAACGGGGACGTCCCCCAGAGTAAGAATCTGAGCCTTTCGGCCACGGCGCACCCGCACAAACTCACCAGTTCGCAGGTGGTTCACTCACGATTCTATCAGTACCTGTGA